One genomic window of Coffea eugenioides isolate CCC68of chromosome 1, Ceug_1.0, whole genome shotgun sequence includes the following:
- the LOC113749932 gene encoding receptor-like protein 9DC3, whose product MIDFSSNRFKGQIPEIIGSLHSLQTLNLSHNNFSGLIPKALGNLSMLESLDLSWNRLEGTIPMELVNLGFLDFLNLSENRLVGPIPRGRQFDTFGDDSYRGNLDLCGFRLAKDCGDTEAPPPATPWEAEQQYDDSEFFDGFTWKAVLLGYGCGLVLGLVMGGLIFLTGKPRWFVLIVEESFKPRRRPRKWIHIRT is encoded by the coding sequence ATGATTGACTTCTCAAGCAACAGATTCAAAGGACAAATTCCCGAGATTATCGGATCCCTTCATTCTCTTCAAACACTCAATCTCTCTCATAACAACTTCAGTGGCCTAATTCCTAAGGCATTAGGGAATTTGAGTATGCTTGAATCTCTGGACCTCTCGTGGAACCGACTTGAAGGAACCATTCCTATGGAGCTAGTGAATCTGggttttcttgatttcttaaACCTTTCGGAAAATCGTCTAGTTGGACCCATTCCACGAGGAAGGCAGTTTGatacatttggagatgattcaTACAGAgggaatttggacttgtgtggTTTTCGGCTGGCCAAAGATTGTGGAGATACAGAGGCACCACCACCAGCCACGCCATGGGAAGCTGAACAACAATATGATGATTCTGAATTCTTTGATGGGTTCACTTGGAAAGCTGTTCTGCTGGGATATGGCTGTGGATTAGTGCTCGGATTAGTTATGGGAGGTCTCATTTTCTTGACAGGAAAACCAAGATGGTTTGTACTGATTGTCGAAGAGTCGTTCAAACCGCGAAGGCGACCGAGGAAATGGATCCACATACGCACTTAA
- the LOC113772493 gene encoding receptor-like protein 7: MRVLLLGGNENLTVSLPKLNCSISNSLSQLDLSLTSFSAALPDLIGCIGSLNSLDLLFCQISGVIPESIGNLTQLTELFLDGNHLRGKIPDKFSISQKISSLSLGRNLLSENIPISLLNLKHLEHLDLSSNQLSDSIPPSIFTIPTLSHLDFSFNLFTGVRQDLYVDSNKLQNNAFNSEVPWNTTNNVSISYSNFVHLGLSSCQIKEFPEFLRNSESLGFLDLSNNMIHGEIPSWFMSKTFGKLFYLNLSHNFLISTIDQLPVTPNLQNLDVSSNSLQGPMPPSICDPSYLWILDLSNNNLSGPIPQCLGNSSRSLEIMDLGNNRLFGTIPTTFSKGNSLQFLMLNDNQLQGPLPRSLAHCERLELLDLGNNEIDDKFPVWLETLSYLKVLILTSNRFHGAIGNCQTKSPFPLLRIIDASHNELTGALPTEILNNFTAMKSSEHQRNEFDQGGH; the protein is encoded by the exons ATGCGAGTTCTCCTATTAGGTGGCAACGAGAATCTTACTGTTAGTTTACCGAAGTTGAACTGCAGCATTTCAAATTCTCTGAGTCAGTTGGACCTGTCGCTTACAAGTTTCTCCGCTGCACTGCCAGATTTAATTGGGTGCATAGGGTCATTAAATTCTTTGGATCTATTATTTTGTCAAATTTCTGGTGTCATTCCTGAATCAATTGGTAACCTTACACAGCTTACTGAATTGTTTCTGGATGGTAACCATCTTCGAGGTAAAATTCCAGATAAATTTTCCATTTCACAAAAGATAAGTAGTTTGTCACTTGGTCGCAATTTATTGTCCGAAAACATTCCGATCTCACTTCTCAACCTTAAGCATCTTGAACATTTAGATCTCTCCAGTAATCAACTAAGCGATTCAATTCCTCCATCAATTTTTACCATTCCAACCCTATCTCACCTTGACTTTTCATTTAACCTTTTTACGGGGGTAAGGCAAGACTTGTATGTGGACTCCAATAAGCTTCAAAACAACGCTTTTAACAGTGAAGTACCATGGAACACTACAAACAATGTGAGCATTTCCTATTCAAATTTCGTGCACTTGGGATTGTCTTCTTGCCAGATAAAGGAGTTTCCAGAGTTTCTTAGAAATTCAGAGAGTTTAGGTTTTCTAGACCTCTCAAATAACATGATTCATGGCGAAATCCCAAGCTGGTTCATGTCTAAGACTTTTGGTAAGTTGTTCTACTTGAACCTTTCACATAACTTTTTGATTAGTACCATAGACCAACTACCTGTTACTCCAAATCTGCAGAATCTAGATGTGAGTTCCAACTCACTTCAGGGCCCAATGCCTCCTTCTATCTGTGACCCAAGTTATCTTTGGATTCTTGATTTGTCAAATAACAATTTGTCTGGCCCAATTCCTCAATGCTTGGGTAACTCCAGCCGGTCTCTAGAAATTATGGATTTGGGAAATAACAGGCTTTTTGGCACCATTCCCACAACATTTTCAAAAGGCAACTCTCTGCAGTTCCTTATGCTGAATGACAATCAATTGCAAGGGCCATTGCCACGATCTTTAGCTCATTGTGAGCGTCTGGAACTCCTTGATTTAGGGAACAACGAGATAGATGATAAATTTCCAGTTTGGTTGGAAACTCTTTCTTATCTGAAGGTCCTAATATTGACATCTAATCGATTTCACGGAGCAATTGGCAATTGTCAGACGAAAAGTCCATTTCCTCTGTTGAGAATTATTGACGCATCCCACAACGAGCTCACTGGTGCTCTACCTACGGAAATCCTCAACAACTTCACAGCTATGAAAAGTTCAGAGCATCAACGAAATGAATTTGACCA GGGTGGACATTAG